A stretch of Primulina tabacum isolate GXHZ01 chromosome 13, ASM2559414v2, whole genome shotgun sequence DNA encodes these proteins:
- the LOC142522614 gene encoding LOW QUALITY PROTEIN: chaperone protein dnaJ 16-like (The sequence of the model RefSeq protein was modified relative to this genomic sequence to represent the inferred CDS: deleted 1 base in 1 codon): MPGRKSKAEKSDAEKQLRRDPYEVLGVNRNSTDQEIKSSYRKLALKYHPDKNANDAKAADMFKEVTFSYNILSDTEKRRQYDTAGFEAVESESQELELDLSSLGAVNIMFAALFSKLGVPIKTTVSATVLEEALNGVVTLRPLPLGQPLCRKVEKQSAHFYSVTITESEAREGLICRVYSPERSKFKLLYFDSENNGGLSLALQEDSTKTGKVTSAGMYFLGFPVYRMEPSHNSMAAVKDPDTAFFKKLDGFQPCEINELKAGTHYFAVYGDNFFKSVSYTIEILCAAPFPEERENLRTVEAQILSKRVELSKFEMEYREVLAQFTEMTSRYAQEMQSIDELLKRRSDVQASYTTLAQIKRSSSSRSKNKATFKESEDGTAKDKKPARDRPKKKRWYNLPLKVDKKKPC, encoded by the exons ATGCCTGGTCGTAAATCTAAGGCAGAAAAGAGTGACGCGGAGAAGCAGCTCCGGCGAGACCCGTACGAGGTTTTGGGAGTCAACAGGAATTCAACGGACCAGGAAATCAAAAGTTCTTATAGAAAACTGGCTCTGAA GTACCATCCTGACAAGAATGCAAATGATGCTAAAGCTGCAGATATGTTTAAAGAGGTTACATTCTCATATAACATTTTATCTGATACAGAGAAAAGGAGACAATATGACACAGCTGGTTTTGAG GCTGTTGAATCAGAAAGCCAGGAACTGGAACTAGATCTTTCTAGTCTAGGGGCTGTCAATATTATGTTTGCTGCGCTTTTTAG CAAACTTGGTGTTCCAATTAAAACGACAGTATCGGCCACTGTTTTGGAGGAAGCATTGAATGGTGTTGTTACACTTCGACCACTTCCACTTGGGCAACCTCTGTGTCGGAAG GTTGAGAAGCAGTCTGCTCATTTTTATTCTGTTACAATAACAGAAAGTGAAGCACGGGAAGGACTTATTTGCAGAGTTTATTCACCAGAAAGAAGTAAGTTTAAG CTGCTTTATTTTGATTCAGAAAATAACGGTGGATTGAGCCTTGCGCTGCAG GAAGATAGTACAAAAACAGGAAAGGTGACATCAGCTGGGATGTATTTTCTTGGTTTCCCCGTTTACCGGATGGAGCCGTCCCATAACTCA ATGGCTGCTGTAAAAGACCCAGATACGGCTTTCTTCAAAAAACTGGATGGATTTCAGCCTTGTGAAATAAATGAGCTAAAAGCTGGCACCCATTACTTTGCTGTTTATG gtgataatttttttaaaagcgtAAGCTACACCATAGAAATTCTTTGTGCCGCACCTTTTCCTGAAGAGAGAGAGAATCTTAGGACA GTGGAAGCTCAGATTTTGTCAAAAAGGGTGGAACTCTCTAAGTTTGAAATGGAGTATAGGGAG gtTCTAGCACAGTTTACGGAGATGACGAGTAGATACGCCCAAGAAATGCAATCT ATCGATGAGCTTCTTAAACGGAGGAGTGACGTTCAAGCTTCTTATACAACACTAGCACAAATAAAGCGAAGCAGCAGTAGTCGAAGCAAGAACAAGGCGACATTCAAGGAGAGTGAAGATGGCACGGCGAAGGATAAAAAACCAGCCAGGGACCGGCCAAAAAAGAAAAGATGGTACAATCTTCCCTTAAAGGTGGACAAAAAGAAGCCTTGCTGA
- the LOC142522685 gene encoding peroxidase 65-like → MASLLLLPLLLLIALLPPGESRLTLDYYKKSCPQFSKIVQEVALDKQSAIPTTAAGALRLFFHDCVVGGCDASLLLSSNSFNTAERDQEINKALPGDAFDLIMRTKAKLELACPGVVSCSDILAEATRDLVSIIGGPYYPVRLGRKDSFTSRASDVEGHVARANMSMTQVIDIFAAKGFNIQEMVTLSGAHTIGFSHCKEFADRIFSSRPDATLNPEYAKGLKKLCENYQTDDTIAAFNDPMSPGKFDNTYYTNLQNGLGLLATDQAMAFDPRTKPVVDLYAANQQAFFDAFAHALEKVSVLGVKTGRQGEVRRRCDVSNSLHTN, encoded by the coding sequence ATGGCCTCGCTGCTTCTCCTCCCGCTCCTCCTCCTCATTGCATTACTTCCGCCCGGGGAATCAAGACTCACCCTCGATTACTACAAAAAATCCTGCCCTCAATTCTCCAAGATCGTCCAAGAAGTGGCTTTGGATAAGCAGTCAGCCATCCCCACCACTGCGGCCGGAGCTCTCCGCCTCTTCTTCCACGACTGTGTCGTTGGCGGCTGCGACGCCTCCCTCCTCCTCTCCTCCAACTCCTTCAACACCGCGGAACGGGACCAAGAAATCAACAAAGCCCTCCCTGGCGACGCATTCGACCTCATCATGCGGACAAAAGCCAAGCTCGAACTCGCATGCCCCGGCGTCGTTTCTTGCTCCGACATTCTCGCCGAAGCCACACGCGACCTCGTGTCCATCATCGGCGGACCTTATTACCCCGTCCGCCTAGGCCGTAAAGACAGCTTCACATCACGCGCCTCGGACGTAGAAGGCCACGTCGCCCGCGCCAACATGTCGATGACTCAGGTAATCGACATCTTCGCCGCGAAAGGATTCAACATCCAAGAAATGGTGACCCTCTCCGGCGCGCACACGATCGGGTTCTCCCACTGCAAAGAATTCGCAGACAGAATCTTCAGCTCCCGTCCCGATGCCACCTTGAATCCCGAATACGCGAAAGGGTTGAAAAAACTGTGCGAGAACTACCAGACGGACGACACCATAGCAGCGTTTAACGATCCGATGTCGCCGGGGAAATTCGACAACACGTATTACACGAACTTGCAGAATGGTCTGGGATTGTTGGCTACTGATCAAGCTATGGCTTTTGATCCAAGAACGAAGCCTGTCGTGGATTTATATGCGGCGAATCAGCAAGCGTTTTTCGATGCTTTTGCTCATGCATTGGAGAAAGTGAGCGTTCTTGGTGTGAAGACCGGTAGACAGGGAGAGGTGCGGCGGAGGTGTGATGTCTCGAATTCGTTGCACACGAATTAA